In the genome of Pseudomonas sp. P5_109, one region contains:
- the hemA gene encoding glutamyl-tRNA reductase: MAFLALGINHKTASVDVRERVAFTPEQLVEALQQLCRLTDSREAAILSTCNRSELYIEQDHLSADIVLRWLAEYHHLSYDELRESAYVHEDDAAVRHMMRVASGLDSLVLGEPQILGQMKSAYAVAREAGTIGPLLGRLFQATFNAAKQVRTDTAIGENPVSVAFAAVSLAKQIFSDLQRSQALLIGAGETITLVARHLHDLGVKRIVVANRTLERASILAEQFGAHAVLLSDIPAELVRSDIVISSTASQLPILGKGAVESALKLRKHKPIFMVDIAVPRDIEPEVGELDDVYLYSVDDLHEVVAENLKSRQGAAQAAEEMVSVGAEDFMVRLRELAAVDVLKAYRQQSERLRDEELQKAQRMLANGSSAEEVLVQLARGLTNKLLHAPSVQLKKLSAEGRLDALAMAQELFALGEGSSDSFSDKKPQ; this comes from the coding sequence ATGGCCTTCCTTGCACTCGGTATTAACCACAAGACTGCTTCAGTAGACGTCCGCGAGCGCGTGGCTTTTACCCCTGAGCAGCTGGTTGAGGCCTTGCAGCAGCTCTGCCGACTCACCGACAGCCGCGAAGCTGCGATCCTCTCCACCTGCAATCGCAGTGAACTCTATATAGAACAGGATCACCTGTCGGCGGACATCGTGCTGCGCTGGCTGGCCGAATATCATCATTTGAGCTACGACGAGCTGCGCGAAAGCGCCTATGTGCATGAAGATGATGCGGCAGTTCGTCACATGATGCGGGTCGCCTCCGGGCTCGACTCGCTGGTGTTGGGTGAACCGCAGATTCTCGGCCAGATGAAGTCGGCCTATGCCGTGGCCCGCGAAGCCGGCACCATCGGGCCATTGCTCGGGCGGCTGTTCCAGGCCACGTTCAATGCGGCCAAGCAGGTGCGCACCGACACGGCCATCGGTGAGAACCCGGTGTCGGTGGCGTTTGCCGCAGTGAGCCTGGCCAAGCAGATTTTCAGCGACCTGCAACGCAGCCAGGCGTTGTTGATTGGCGCTGGCGAAACCATCACCCTGGTCGCCCGCCATCTGCATGATCTGGGTGTAAAGCGCATCGTGGTGGCCAACCGCACCCTGGAGCGCGCCAGCATTCTGGCCGAACAGTTCGGTGCCCATGCGGTGTTGCTGTCGGATATTCCGGCAGAGCTGGTGCGCAGCGATATCGTCATCAGTTCCACCGCCAGCCAGTTGCCGATCCTGGGCAAGGGCGCGGTGGAAAGCGCCTTGAAACTGCGCAAGCACAAACCCATTTTCATGGTGGATATCGCCGTTCCGCGCGACATCGAGCCAGAAGTCGGCGAGTTGGACGACGTTTACCTCTATAGCGTCGACGACCTTCACGAGGTGGTTGCCGAGAACCTCAAGAGTCGTCAGGGCGCAGCCCAGGCAGCCGAAGAGATGGTCTCGGTCGGCGCCGAAGACTTCATGGTCCGCCTGCGCGAGTTGGCGGCGGTGGACGTGCTCAAGGCTTATCGTCAACAGAGCGAACGCCTGCGCGACGAAGAATTGCAAAAGGCCCAGCGTATGCTAGCCAACGGCAGCAGTGCCGAAGAGGTGCTGGTGCAACTGGCCCGCGGGCTGACCAACAAACTGTTGCACGCACCGAGCGTGCAGTTGAAAAAGCTCTCTGCCGAAGGTCGCCTGGATGCGCTGGCGATGGCCCAGGAACTCTTTGCCCTCGGTGAGGGCTCATCGGATAGCTTTTCGGATAAAAAACCGCAATGA
- the lolB gene encoding lipoprotein insertase outer membrane protein LolB, with translation MFLRHFIVFSFIALLAGCAGLGPRESVEGHGNAAQWREHKQQLTGLDGWQIDGKIGIRAPKDSGSGTLFWLQRQDYYDIRLSGPLGRGAARLTGRPGKVSLEVANQGRYDAPNPEVLLEEQLGWKLPVSNLAWWVRGLPAPDSKSHLTLDGESRLASLEQDGWQVEYTEYTQLNGYWLPERIKLHGIDLDVTLVIKTWQPRKLGQ, from the coding sequence ATGTTTTTGCGCCATTTCATCGTTTTCAGTTTTATCGCCCTGCTCGCCGGTTGCGCGGGCCTGGGTCCCCGCGAGTCGGTCGAGGGGCATGGCAACGCCGCCCAATGGCGCGAACACAAACAGCAACTGACCGGCCTCGATGGCTGGCAGATCGACGGCAAGATCGGCATTCGCGCTCCGAAAGACTCGGGCAGCGGCACGCTGTTCTGGTTGCAACGCCAGGATTACTACGACATTCGCCTGTCCGGACCACTGGGTCGCGGTGCGGCTCGCCTGACCGGACGTCCGGGCAAGGTGTCGCTGGAAGTCGCCAACCAGGGGCGTTACGACGCGCCGAATCCGGAAGTGTTGCTCGAAGAACAGCTTGGCTGGAAGCTGCCGGTGTCCAACCTGGCCTGGTGGGTGCGCGGCCTCCCGGCTCCGGACAGCAAAAGCCACCTGACGCTGGACGGCGAGAGTCGTTTGGCCAGCCTCGAACAGGACGGTTGGCAGGTCGAATACACCGAATACACCCAACTGAACGGTTACTGGTTGCCCGAACGGATCAAACTTCATGGCATCGACCTGGATGTCACGCTGGTGATCAAGACTTGGCAACCGCGCAAGTTGGGGCAGTGA
- a CDS encoding tetratricopeptide repeat protein, which produces MNRSSALLLAFIFLSGCQALAPVSSDGTPPVEDSTPAPEKPKVYSSFSEETVFSLLSAELAGQRNRFDIALDNYVTQAINTQDPGISERAFRIAEYLGADQAALDTALIWAKNAPDDLEAQRAAAVQLARAGRYDDSMVYMEKVLQGKGDTHFDFLALSAADTDQDTRNGLMKSFDRLLQRHPNNSQLIFGKALLMQQDGDAKGALTLLENNPPEDGEIAPILLRARLLQTQDRGDEALPLLQKSIKKYPDDKRLRLTYARMLVEQDRMDDAKAEFSSLVQQYPEDDELRYSLALVCLEAKAWNEAKGYLEDLIDRESHVDSAHLNLGRIAEEQNDPQGALIEYAKVGPGSDYLPAQLRQADILIDNGKTAEAQRKLAAQRDEQPDYAIQLYLIEAETLSANNQGDKAWGVLQQALQQYPDDLNLLYTRAMQAEKRNDLAQMEKDLRLIIKRDPDNAMALNALGYTLSDRTTRYAEAKALIEQAHQISPEDPAVLDSLGWVNYRMGNLDEAERLLRQALDRFPDQEVAAHLGEVLWANGKQREARQVWGKFLKEQPDSPTLRGTIKRLTGSETL; this is translated from the coding sequence ATGAATAGATCTTCCGCGTTGCTCCTCGCTTTTATCTTCCTCAGCGGCTGCCAGGCATTGGCACCCGTGTCGTCGGACGGTACCCCTCCGGTGGAAGACAGCACCCCGGCCCCTGAAAAGCCCAAGGTCTACAGCTCATTCAGCGAGGAAACCGTCTTCAGCCTGTTGAGCGCCGAACTGGCTGGCCAGCGCAATCGTTTCGACATTGCCTTGGACAACTATGTGACCCAGGCCATCAACACTCAGGATCCGGGCATTTCCGAGCGGGCATTCCGTATCGCCGAATACCTGGGTGCCGATCAGGCAGCCCTGGACACCGCATTGATCTGGGCCAAAAACGCCCCCGACGACCTCGAAGCGCAACGCGCCGCCGCCGTGCAACTGGCACGCGCCGGGCGTTATGACGACTCCATGGTCTATATGGAGAAAGTCCTGCAAGGCAAGGGCGATACCCATTTCGACTTCCTCGCGCTGTCCGCGGCCGACACCGACCAGGACACCCGCAACGGCTTGATGAAAAGCTTCGACCGTTTGCTGCAACGCCATCCGAACAACAGCCAGCTGATTTTCGGCAAGGCCTTGCTGATGCAACAGGACGGCGACGCCAAAGGCGCATTGACGCTGCTGGAAAACAATCCACCCGAAGACGGCGAAATAGCGCCGATCCTGCTGCGCGCACGCCTGCTGCAAACCCAGGATCGCGGCGACGAAGCCCTGCCACTGCTGCAAAAAAGCATCAAGAAATACCCGGACGACAAGCGCCTGCGCCTGACTTACGCACGCATGCTGGTTGAACAGGACCGCATGGACGATGCCAAGGCCGAGTTCTCGAGCCTGGTCCAGCAGTACCCGGAAGACGACGAACTGCGTTACTCCCTGGCACTGGTCTGCCTGGAAGCCAAGGCCTGGAATGAGGCCAAGGGTTATCTGGAAGACCTGATCGACCGGGAAAGCCACGTCGACTCGGCACACCTGAACCTCGGCCGCATCGCCGAAGAACAGAACGACCCGCAAGGCGCCCTGATCGAATACGCCAAGGTTGGCCCGGGCAGCGACTACCTGCCGGCGCAATTGCGCCAGGCCGACATCCTGATCGACAACGGCAAGACCGCCGAAGCCCAGCGCAAACTGGCGGCGCAGCGCGATGAGCAGCCGGATTATGCAATCCAGCTGTACCTGATCGAAGCCGAAACCCTGTCCGCCAACAATCAGGGCGACAAGGCCTGGGGTGTTCTGCAACAAGCCTTGCAGCAATACCCGGACGACTTGAACCTGCTCTACACCCGCGCCATGCAGGCGGAAAAACGCAATGACCTGGCGCAGATGGAAAAAGACCTGCGCTTGATCATCAAGCGCGATCCGGACAATGCCATGGCCTTGAACGCCCTTGGCTACACCCTGTCCGACCGCACCACGCGCTACGCCGAAGCCAAGGCCCTGATCGAACAGGCACACCAGATCAGTCCGGAGGACCCGGCGGTACTCGACAGCCTTGGCTGGGTGAATTACCGCATGGGCAATCTCGACGAAGCCGAACGCCTGCTACGTCAGGCCCTGGATCGCTTCCCCGACCAGGAAGTCGCCGCTCACCTGGGCGAAGTGCTGTGGGCCAATGGCAAACAACGTGAAGCCCGGCAAGTCTGGGGCAAGTTCCTCAAGGAACAACCCGACAGCCCGACCCTGCGCGGCACCATCAAACGCCTGACCGGATCAGAGACTCTTTAA
- the ispE gene encoding 4-(cytidine 5'-diphospho)-2-C-methyl-D-erythritol kinase, which translates to MPDNRLTLPSPAKLNLMLHILGRREDGYHELQTMFQFLDYGDEITYAVRDDGVIQLHTEFPGVPHDSNLIVKAAKKLQEQSGCSLGVDIWIEKILPMGGGIGGGSSNAATTLLGLNHLWQLGWDEDRLAGLGLTLGADVPVFVRGHAAFAEGVGEKLTPVDPEEPWYLVLVPQVSVSTAEIFSDPLLTRNTPPIKVRPVPKGNSRNDCLPVVTRRYPEVRNALNLLGKFTEAKLTGTGSCVFGGFPSKAEADKVSALLTETLTGFVAKGSNISMLHRKLQSLL; encoded by the coding sequence ATGCCAGACAATCGCCTGACACTGCCTTCGCCGGCCAAGCTCAATTTGATGCTGCACATTCTGGGTCGCCGCGAAGACGGCTACCACGAACTGCAAACCATGTTTCAGTTTCTCGATTACGGTGACGAGATCACCTATGCCGTGCGCGATGACGGCGTCATTCAACTGCACACCGAGTTCCCGGGCGTTCCCCACGACAGCAACCTGATCGTCAAGGCCGCGAAAAAACTTCAGGAGCAATCCGGTTGTTCGCTGGGCGTTGATATCTGGATTGAAAAAATCCTGCCAATGGGCGGCGGTATCGGTGGCGGCAGCTCGAACGCCGCCACGACATTGCTTGGCTTGAATCACCTCTGGCAATTGGGCTGGGATGAAGATCGCCTGGCTGGCCTGGGATTGACGCTGGGCGCAGACGTCCCGGTTTTCGTGCGCGGCCACGCGGCTTTCGCCGAGGGTGTGGGCGAGAAACTCACCCCTGTCGACCCCGAAGAACCCTGGTATCTCGTGCTGGTACCGCAAGTCTCTGTAAGTACGGCAGAAATTTTTTCAGATCCGTTGTTGACACGTAACACTCCTCCCATTAAAGTGCGCCCCGTTCCCAAGGGAAACAGTCGAAATGACTGCTTGCCGGTGGTAACAAGACGTTATCCAGAGGTACGTAACGCCTTGAATTTGTTAGGTAAATTTACCGAAGCAAAACTCACCGGAACTGGAAGTTGTGTGTTTGGGGGCTTCCCAAGCAAAGCTGAAGCTGATAAAGTCTCGGCCCTTCTGACAGAGACCCTTACAGGTTTTGTAGCAAAAGGAAGCAACATTTCGATGTTGCATCGCAAGCTTCAAAGTCTGCTCTAA